The segment GCTTTGCCGTAGTAGTTAATCGATTCGGCAAACTGCCCTTGAAGGTAGGTTAGCCAGCCAAGACGTAGGTTGATTTCGTAGGATTTTTCGTCGTAGTAACCCTTCATTACGGTTACTGCCTCACCATACTTTTCCGCCTTCTCCTTTGCGTAGCTGTCGCTGAATGCTGCAATGAGCTTCGTATAGTCTTGTGAATTCGATACAAGGACTGATAGAAGAAAAACAGCTAGTAATGTTAGTCGTTTCATAATATTTTGTTTTTAGTGAATCAGTATCGTTGAACGTGTAATTTATTCTCTTTTTTGTGCATGGGACTATGTTTCACGCTATTTAAACTTGTAAGTGAGCTTAACGGCAGCAGCAAATGCATTGTAAGTTAGCTTATCGGTTCGAGTATTTGATGTCAGATCCCAGAAATATATCTCGTTTTGGTTGTAGTATGGCGAAAGGGTTAGCATAAATTGTTTGCCAAGCATAAGATGGAGGTTGCCATAAATGGTAGTGGCGGGGATTAGTAAGGAGTTACTCATTACCATACCTTGATTTCGTGCGTATAGGAATGAATTGCCTTTGATGATTCCTGCTTCCAGCCAAAGGAATTTGAAAACCTTACACCCAATTTCTTGATTTACTTGATACGTTTCACCCCATTGTTTATCGGATTGGAACATTCCACCTGTAGTAAGGTAAAAGTTAGTGTTTCCAAAGGGGAGGTAAGTAAGGTATCCTTCACCCCTAACTTGGGTTGAGCTGCCGAAATTACTATAGGATATGTTTACTCCCGTTCGAACTTTAAACCCATTTTTTGCAATTCCAATACCTCCTAAATACTCACCGTTGATTTGCTTTTGTGAGTTTCCATTTCCTTGTCCTGAAGTTGTTTTTTCGAAATAGAATCCAGCGTGGGCAAACCCTGAAAATTCCCATCCCGAAAATGCATATCCGGTTAACTTGGCATAGAGCTGATTTTGGTTGGTGTTGAGATTGTTTCTTGCTAAAGCACTACTTTGGGTGATGCTACCTGTTTTTCGAAAGTTGGTGTAGGCAAGAGTTCCCTTAATTCTGCTCGAGAGATAGCTTTCAATCCCAGCATAGATTACGGTAGTATTATCAACTATCTTGTAGTTAAGGTTATTGGTTGTTGAGTTGGTGATATAGGTGCCCAAGTAAATCTGCAACAACTCTGGCTCTTTTATGGACTTTAACGCACTGTTTTTTTCGTCCTCTCCTAACGATCCAAGGTAAAGGTTGGCATCCGCTACACGACCCGAAAGGAGATAGCTACTGTAGATATATCCGCGCGAAATAGTATCCAAGGAGTTTAACTCCAGTGCCTTGGTAAAGTGTGTTACTGCGCTGGCATACTTTTGATTGTTATAGGCCAGTATCCCCAAACGCATGCGCAGAAAGTAGTAATCGATTCCCTGTGCAATCATTTTCTCTCCCGTTTCCTTAAGGTTTTTATAATCCCCTTGTAGGTAGTAGTCGTAATTTTGCTTATCGAGCGATATAAAATCGTTTTGTGCAAACGAGGCTGTTGCGAAAGCCAACATCAACGCGGTTAGTATGATTCGCATATGGCTGTAGTTTTTTTGTTCTGATCGATTAGTTTCAAACGATTGTCGTTGCTTATTTCGAGTATAAAACTTTTTGTCCAAACTACCCGATTGAAGGAGTAACCGAAAAGTTCTGATCTGTACTCAACCTTTTTCATTTCGAACTCCGAACCTGTGCTTTCCATCTTCACCTTGATGGATGCTTTCAGATAGAGGTAGAACGGTGCAACTATGTCCTGTAGGAATAGTCTCCATCCTCCAAAGGTTTGGTTTATTGGGAGAAAGTCGGTGGAGACGTATCCGTCGATATGCACAAGCGGTAACCTAAAGGCCGCCTGATAGAATGCATAAAGCAGCGATTTGTGATCTCCATCGAAATGGGTGAAGTAGAAGTAGACGCCATCGTTCAGGAAATATGCTACCGATTTTGTCGCATGGCAGTAGAGGTATGATTTGTTGTAAGTGTCGGTGAATACCTCCCACTTAGCGGTATCCATTCCCTTTGCCGTTTCAATATTCCAGCTTAGAACAGTGCCGTGCATCAAGTTAAGGGCCTTGTTAAGTAGGGGACTCTCCTCAATGGATTTTACCTTTTGATCTTTCTCCGGATAGCTGAATGTTTTAATCTCTTTTCCATTCTCCATGTAGGCGAATAGAGGGTATTTTAACGTTTTTGACCCTATGTAAGGGGTTGCCTGAAGTTGGAAATGCAAGTGTGGGAAAGGCGATCGGCCTGAGTTTCCTACCTTACCAATTATCTGTCCGTAGTGAACGCTG is part of the Williamwhitmania taraxaci genome and harbors:
- a CDS encoding tetratricopeptide repeat protein, producing the protein MRIILTALMLAFATASFAQNDFISLDKQNYDYYLQGDYKNLKETGEKMIAQGIDYYFLRMRLGILAYNNQKYASAVTHFTKALELNSLDTISRGYIYSSYLLSGRVADANLYLGSLGEDEKNSALKSIKEPELLQIYLGTYITNSTTNNLNYKIVDNTTVIYAGIESYLSSRIKGTLAYTNFRKTGSITQSSALARNNLNTNQNQLYAKLTGYAFSGWEFSGFAHAGFYFEKTTSGQGNGNSQKQINGEYLGGIGIAKNGFKVRTGVNISYSNFGSSTQVRGEGYLTYLPFGNTNFYLTTGGMFQSDKQWGETYQVNQEIGCKVFKFLWLEAGIIKGNSFLYARNQGMVMSNSLLIPATTIYGNLHLMLGKQFMLTLSPYYNQNEIYFWDLTSNTRTDKLTYNAFAAAVKLTYKFK